One window of Deltaproteobacteria bacterium genomic DNA carries:
- a CDS encoding DNA-binding protein produces MPAPMRLDVVSEFPYKHSTGEVIGRFLAGLKEQKRIWGQRVAGQGVVVPPLGYSEADGSA; encoded by the coding sequence ATGCCTGCGCCCATGCGCCTCGACGTGGTCTCCGAGTTCCCCTACAAGCACTCGACGGGCGAGGTGATCGGACGCTTCCTCGCCGGGCTGAAGGAGCAGAAGCGGATCTGGGGGCAGCGCGTGGCGGGGCAGGGGGTCGTGGTCCCGCCGCTCGGCTACTCCGAGGCCGACGGCTCCGCG